A genomic region of Leptotrichia hofstadii contains the following coding sequences:
- a CDS encoding toxin-antitoxin system YwqK family antitoxin, translating into MKILKIDEHEKFYEYFDVKTVDGTEILSRDGEKVTAEIEIFSGNVVITRGKIIDGLREGRWLHYFDTGELRGINEYKNSLLNGLNEEYRRDGSKVFKGFFET; encoded by the coding sequence ATGAAAATATTAAAAATAGATGAACATGAAAAATTTTATGAATATTTTGATGTGAAAACAGTAGACGGAACAGAAATTTTAAGCAGGGATGGAGAAAAAGTAACAGCAGAAATAGAGATTTTTTCAGGGAATGTAGTAATTACAAGGGGGAAAATCATTGATGGATTGAGGGAAGGAAGATGGTTGCATTACTTTGATACAGGAGAATTAAGGGGAATTAATGAATATAAAAATAGTTTACTGAATGGCTTAAATGAGGAATATAGGAGAGATGGTTCAAAAGTATTTAAAGGTTTTTTTGAAACATAG
- a CDS encoding toxin-antitoxin system YwqK family antitoxin, whose product MYEEFYKENIKKLELNYKNDVFYGKYKRYFKTGEIELEGFYRDGLKEGKWISYHQNGNIYSKANYVHDKIEGKSIIYSESGNKKYELNFVNGKKNGEMKEFLENGNLKLVGNYKDDFEEGNWFEYNEETGKIKEKI is encoded by the coding sequence ATGTATGAAGAATTTTATAAAGAAAATATCAAAAAATTGGAATTGAATTATAAAAATGACGTTTTTTATGGAAAATATAAAAGATATTTCAAAACAGGAGAAATTGAATTAGAAGGATTTTATAGAGATGGCTTAAAAGAAGGAAAATGGATAAGTTATCATCAAAATGGAAATATTTATTCTAAAGCTAACTATGTTCATGATAAAATTGAAGGAAAAAGCATAATTTATTCGGAAAGCGGAAATAAAAAATATGAATTAAATTTTGTTAATGGTAAAAAGAATGGAGAGATGAAAGAGTTCTTAGAAAATGGTAATTTAAAATTAGTTGGAAATTATAAAGATGATTTTGAGGAAGGAAATTGGTTTGAGTATAATGAAGAAACGGGAAAAATAAAAGAAAAAATATGA
- a CDS encoding hint domain-containing protein: MAEIALGFTGFDVIMDIRDMAACAMKGDWLGFGLSAIGVIPIIGGGIKAFNIARKGGNAVAEIAENTGKWAKSLKPAEAAKDMVKNAGQAAETIADVSTAAFKGGVKGVIKSAKYIKAFSEAPSLKRLADDILAAGKKIVVAGKDAVPKIKAKICEFKTSLGFNGCFSEETLVRTPNGYVKIENIKKGELIYSYNLLTGEIELKPVLEVLKTYNQENTLKLKFKENIEIETTFNHEFMTSDGEWITAEELDLGTKVYTLTGEIISLEAKEITRNVNPKIMYDLEIEDNHNYFVSEKDLLVHNASCIEKIEDIKKITGMEIEDVKDFQKYVDDVLEDMKKAEMKGINVKGRYLEKPKVNKADKIKVVSETSVIDETGDVSRAYGMNNTGKGRAEYVKTEEIKYPSQEFKEKNLDNPGGYPNVTKDDIHAEIESAEGLVVDGVDFTNKDVVTKLDFIEEFKSKYGKTPCGFCQTSVAEYAKQAGANSITVVAPDGIFFWHSSFENTKLINLNYLK, translated from the coding sequence CTAGGATTTGGTTTATCTGCAATAGGAGTGATACCAATAATAGGTGGAGGAATAAAAGCATTTAATATAGCTAGAAAAGGTGGAAATGCCGTAGCAGAAATAGCTGAGAATACAGGAAAATGGGCAAAAAGTTTAAAGCCGGCAGAAGCAGCCAAAGATATGGTAAAAAATGCAGGACAAGCAGCAGAGACAATTGCTGATGTATCGACAGCAGCATTTAAAGGAGGAGTTAAGGGAGTGATAAAAAGTGCTAAATATATAAAAGCATTTAGTGAAGCTCCGAGCCTTAAAAGATTGGCTGATGACATATTAGCAGCAGGAAAAAAGATAGTTGTGGCTGGAAAAGATGCTGTTCCAAAAATAAAGGCAAAAATATGTGAATTCAAAACCTCATTAGGATTTAATGGCTGTTTTTCTGAAGAAACGCTTGTAAGGACTCCAAATGGATATGTAAAAATAGAAAATATTAAGAAGGGAGAGTTGATATACTCATATAATTTGTTAACAGGAGAAATAGAATTAAAGCCAGTATTAGAAGTATTAAAAACCTATAATCAAGAAAATACATTAAAATTAAAATTTAAAGAAAATATAGAAATAGAAACAACATTTAATCATGAATTTATGACATCAGACGGAGAATGGATAACAGCAGAAGAACTGGATTTAGGGACAAAAGTATACACGTTGACTGGTGAAATAATAAGTTTAGAAGCAAAAGAGATAACTAGAAATGTTAATCCAAAAATAATGTATGATTTAGAGATTGAAGATAATCATAATTATTTTGTATCGGAGAAGGATTTGTTGGTTCATAATGCTAGTTGTATTGAAAAAATTGAGGATATAAAGAAAATAACAGGAATGGAAATTGAAGATGTTAAAGATTTTCAAAAATATGTAGATGATGTACTTGAAGATATGAAAAAAGCAGAAATGAAAGGGATAAATGTTAAAGGAAGATACCTTGAAAAGCCAAAAGTAAATAAAGCAGATAAAATAAAAGTTGTTTCAGAAACATCTGTGATAGATGAAACAGGAGATGTATCTCGTGCTTATGGTATGAATAATACAGGAAAAGGTAGAGCGGAATATGTAAAAACTGAAGAAATAAAATATCCTTCACAAGAATTTAAAGAGAAAAACTTAGATAATCCAGGAGGTTATCCTAATGTAACGAAAGATGACATACATGCTGAAATAGAATCAGCAGAAGGTTTAGTTGTAGATGGAGTTGATTTTACTAATAAAGATGTTGTAACAAAGTTAGATTTTATAGAAGAATTTAAAAGTAAATATGGAAAAACTCCATGTGGATTTTGCCAAACATCTGTTGCCGAATATGCAAAACAAGCAGGAGCAAATTCTATAACTGTAGTTGCACCTGATGGAATATTTTTCTGGCATAGTAGTTTCGAAAATACTAAACTTATTAATTTAAACTATTTAAAATAA
- a CDS encoding Hint domain-containing protein, producing MKDTLVRNIAKPMKEAMESMQTFRKRIVSAVDLKKLKASEIICNITKKGCFVAGTLVKTKDGYKRIEEIEEGDIVYSFDELNNEIVLREVKNLITNTVEESIKIQIQNKEIETTSGHLFYVKNKGFG from the coding sequence TTGAAGGATACTTTAGTAAGAAATATTGCCAAGCCAATGAAGGAAGCTATGGAAAGTATGCAGACATTCAGAAAAAGAATAGTGAGTGCAGTGGACTTAAAGAAACTTAAAGCAAGTGAAATAATATGCAATATTACTAAAAAGGGTTGTTTTGTTGCAGGAACATTAGTTAAAACAAAAGATGGTTATAAAAGGATAGAGGAGATAGAAGAGGGAGATATTGTTTACAGTTTTGATGAATTGAATAATGAAATTGTACTGAGAGAAGTTAAGAATTTAATAACAAATACAGTAGAAGAAAGCATAAAAATTCAAATTCAAAATAAGGAAATAGAAACAACTTCAGGACATTTATTTTATGTAAAAAATAAAGGTTTTGGATAG
- a CDS encoding toxin-antitoxin system YwqK family antitoxin, with the protein MKNDKEEGEYKQFYLNGKLREKKFFKDGKIEGKRYFFPENENFVYESLYENNKLINEKRYYNNKEKKVFSEEFFKYNGKNIFRVIYHFDKKLNIIRKNIFLNKNLLEQIEYDENGNIIYSKKYRKRFSSEEELEFDLEAEKNFFEIFNYLPKIKQGKDVEKLKLENILQRVRQIDKDEMLRRIKDYLKENKIEMVKFNDGSLRTNEHVLKFFEENLNKYVEIERKKNNIEKKEEMVLDKISDDDRKILIQPKETKITQEQITKKEADKKFDETRNWLGSRTERTLYKGSVFPVSRFIERIKDFDTDLKERVYRFIDSYTKDWISTITFDTGETYELEEALKKFREIMGLPKEEK; encoded by the coding sequence ATGAAAAATGATAAGGAAGAAGGTGAATATAAACAATTTTATTTAAATGGAAAATTAAGAGAAAAAAAATTTTTTAAAGATGGAAAAATTGAAGGAAAAAGATATTTTTTTCCAGAAAATGAAAATTTTGTTTATGAAAGTTTATATGAAAATAATAAATTAATAAATGAAAAAAGATATTATAATAATAAAGAAAAGAAAGTTTTTTCAGAAGAGTTTTTTAAATATAACGGGAAAAATATTTTTAGAGTTATTTATCATTTTGATAAAAAATTAAATATAATAAGGAAAAATATATTTTTGAATAAAAACCTTTTAGAACAAATAGAATATGATGAAAATGGAAATATTATTTATTCTAAAAAATACAGAAAAAGATTTTCTAGTGAAGAAGAACTAGAATTTGATTTAGAAGCAGAAAAAAACTTTTTTGAAATCTTTAATTACTTACCAAAAATAAAGCAGGGAAAAGATGTTGAAAAATTAAAATTAGAGAATATATTGCAAAGAGTAAGACAAATAGATAAAGATGAAATGCTTAGAAGAATAAAAGATTATCTAAAAGAAAATAAAATAGAAATGGTAAAATTTAATGACGGTTCATTGAGGACAAATGAACATGTCCTGAAATTTTTTGAAGAAAATTTGAATAAATATGTAGAAATTGAGAGAAAAAAAAATAATATTGAAAAAAAAGAAGAAATGGTTTTGGATAAAATAAGTGATGATGATAGAAAAATCTTGATACAACCTAAAGAAACAAAGATAACACAAGAACAGATTACCAAAAAAGAAGCTGATAAAAAATTTGATGAAACACGAAACTGGCTAGGTTCAAGAACAGAAAGAACTTTGTACAAAGGCAGTGTATTTCCAGTAAGCAGGTTTATCGAAAGGATAAAAGATTTTGATACAGATTTAAAAGAAAGAGTGTACAGGTTTATAGATTCGTATACAAAGGATTGGATAAGCACAATAACATTTGATACAGGAGAAACATATGAGTTGGAGGAAGCGTTGAAGAAGTTCAGGGAAATAATGGGATTGCCTAAAGAAGAAAAGTAA
- a CDS encoding toxin-antitoxin system YwqK family antitoxin: MEIKRANYNQKVGEIFNIKEIDGQLVLFDDNEIRYNGKLELEYENGQLHSEGMIRLGLKDGQWKTYYQNNQVKIIENFILGKKRRDV, translated from the coding sequence ATGGAAATAAAAAGAGCGAATTATAATCAAAAAGTAGGAGAAATTTTTAATATAAAAGAAATAGATGGACAGTTAGTTTTATTTGATGATAATGAAATTAGATATAATGGGAAATTAGAATTAGAGTATGAAAATGGGCAACTACATTCTGAAGGAATGATAAGATTAGGGTTAAAAGATGGGCAGTGGAAAACTTATTATCAAAATAATCAAGTAAAAATAATTGAAAATTTTATATTAGGGAAAAAGAGAAGGGATGTATGA